Proteins encoded in a region of the Oncorhynchus gorbuscha isolate QuinsamMale2020 ecotype Even-year linkage group LG16, OgorEven_v1.0, whole genome shotgun sequence genome:
- the LOC123999375 gene encoding UPF0729 protein C18orf32 homolog isoform X2 produces the protein MVCIPCIVIPVLLWVYKRFLEPIIYPFIGPIISRFWPTRKAVQESGIGTGDVKASEKSNGCPVMSNGACKTEVNGVAANGPAANGVAANGPAANGVAANGPASPVSDKKTD, from the exons ATGGTCTGCATTCCCTGCATCGTCATTCCAGTCCTCTTGTGGGTGTACAAGAGGTTCCTTGAACCAATCATCTACCCCTTCATTGGTCCAATCATAAGCCGATTCTGGCCAACAAGGAAAGCTGTCCAGGAGAGTGGCATAGGAACTGGTGACGTGAAAGCCAGTGAAAAGAGCAATGGTTGTCCAGTGATGAGCAATGGAGCATGCAAG ACTGAAGTCAATG GTGTTGCTGCAAATGGGCCGGCTGCAAATGGTGTTGCTGCAAATGGGCCGGCTGCAAATGGTGTTGCTGCAAATGGGCCGGCTTCTCCAGTATCTGACAAGAAGACTGACTAA
- the LOC123999375 gene encoding UPF0729 protein C18orf32 homolog isoform X1 — MVCIPCIVIPVLLWVYKRFLEPIIYPFIGPIISRFWPTRKAVQESGIGTGDVKASEKSNGCPVMSNGACKTEVNGVAANGPAANGVAANGPAANGVAANGPAANGVAANGPASPVSDKKTD, encoded by the exons ATGGTCTGCATTCCCTGCATCGTCATTCCAGTCCTCTTGTGGGTGTACAAGAGGTTCCTTGAACCAATCATCTACCCCTTCATTGGTCCAATCATAAGCCGATTCTGGCCAACAAGGAAAGCTGTCCAGGAGAGTGGCATAGGAACTGGTGACGTGAAAGCCAGTGAAAAGAGCAATGGTTGTCCAGTGATGAGCAATGGAGCATGCAAG ACTGAAGTCAATGGTGTTGCTGCAAATGGGCCGGCTGCAAATGGTGTTGCTGCAAATGGGCCGGCTGCAAATGGTGTTGCTGCAAATGGGCCGGCTGCAAATGGTGTTGCTGCAAATGGGCCGGCTTCTCCAGTATCTGACAAGAAGACTGACTAA